The Panicum virgatum strain AP13 chromosome 5K, P.virgatum_v5, whole genome shotgun sequence genome has a window encoding:
- the LOC120710691 gene encoding protein RADIALIS-like 3 produces MASAKLGSSPSEWTRGEDKMFERALAVYDTDTPDRWHNVARYMGGTKSVDEVRRHYQLLVRDVAQIESGGVPFHWYAAAPPPPTLQRG; encoded by the exons ATGGCGTCGGCCAAGCTGGGCTCGTCGCCGTCCGAGTGGACGCGGGGGGAGGACAAGATGTTCGAGCGCGCCCTGGCGGTGTACGACACGGACACCCCGGACCGGTGGCACAACGTGGCGCGCTACATGGGCGGCACCAAGTCCGTCGACGAGGTGCGCCGCCACTACCAGCTGCTCGTCCGCGACGTCGCGCAGATCGAGTCCGGCGGGGTGCCGTTCCACTggtacgccgccgcgccgccgccgccgacgctgcAGCGAG GTTGA
- the LOC120707538 gene encoding uncharacterized protein LOC120707538, translated as MEELATAPPPRRPHRERRHRRKASDAAAAALAAQAASSYGDVFGGPPRFAPPPAFAAGAGAAPADYAEVFGGVAASCSIPYLDLPPAVADGAGAGAGAYGEIFGRFDFGDFAAPYEEMLPGAECLAEEIASPSGSSRSSIRKESGQLDVESSIIYQQYPDAGCDQHFDEEQVYPVPFPPDGEQRFSMSYNKATRGRPDDLVEMTTCIVEPSISYVVDSCNLLNDSEMDNVPVMDSVTHANGVKQKMSPQNIVAVSLNSANSASVDDQQLHIPTCPPISENICEEESFNKRSSTHSMSSEEAPSPSAVEEKMSPPNVVAVSLKSVDSASIIDQQLHIPTCPPISKNMCEEESFNKRSGTHSVSSEEAPSPDYPFLRVSDISFPAVPIKVQPPPMPSFKLLNKKGNKEHGDADVNPNSAAAAAMKEAMEFAEARLKAAKDLTEIKGDSFRLRKRPAHHRSAKSTEIKECKATEEVHLFEEDLNMRRLGKKENQNTDIASLDKDRGAGAFKSGHCDLGEKGVISPGKPHEMIQNGSELEQLGKWTSDAEFYELVSNDQRCRPIEEACQGNNDLLTDSFTKLDQSGKEKAEGFAGEPKRSRKLWSSNNTTDLRMDHVKQGKDGVASMEAEQKAPRLPEVPFYAERVAYQEPTKGDNCVLTNSSAKLDQSDKEKAGGFVGEPKRSRKLWGSNSTTGQRTEPVIKGKDGIPYVEAEQKAPRLPEVPFCDARVTYQEPSKGGNSLVTDSSAKFDQVDKEKAGGFAGEPKRSRKLWGSNNTAGMRMEPVNQGKYGITSVEAEQKAPWSSEVPSCDERVTYQEPTNSHLKQCPGVGNSQVSNDGLFEISCTNSLPTEVRADPEISGSFLEPCLPAGHANDDENYSDGRAQETPLVGNSNHDDNNKEGLELPYTDELPCTLSSTDEINEGSVKISKLEESAKLHEIFKKEDLFGFVDEACLLNENERADEVVSESLIHEEMTKYGIEEKADVHEYFQEGDVDQVAESPEEKGYVTSGSGIANESEYEEAEVDVFVGDSKLMEPNVRTCSNCDKDPYQFQESKGSWGPLDLENNMDRVEDIISHGEEKEAQKSSPENVDKILVEELLNHGSKEGQKSMETGVYKRPNGVSAEVNVRSDRDDNPFDSVNEFISDDGSDCAMEMGKLSNNLQSSFSEAYSSMKHSSQNTESVSAEKADVVKNPEVNCREADREIPTKVLTTLEEGQNTGSEMEERYKAAEDTSSETVLKSREEKLDVQRTKARNDVKETEGEIEKEVLVTLDKEKEKECKLEKEKEQDKERRRRELEEEKEREVERAKDRLAVQRATREAHERALAEVRAKVDRIALERITSARQRASTEAYEKEEKTTAQAALDKASREARLKAERAAVERATAEARERAIEKAKAAADAKERMERFRSSFKESSKAPNQDNQHEAQFQKTASNNHGKSTDIEVVEVESALRHKAKLERHQRTAERAAKALAEKNMRDMLAQREQAEKHRLAEFLDPEVKRWSNGKEGNLRALLSTLQYILGSESGWQPVPLTDLITAAGVKKAYRKATLCVHPDKVQQRGATIRQKYICEKIFDLLKEAWNKYNSEER; from the exons atggaggagctcgccacggcgccgccgccgcggcggccccaCCGGGAGCGGCGCCACCGGCGGAAGGCGTCggacgcggccgcggcggcgctggcggcgcaggcggcgtccTCCTACGGCGACGTGTTCGGAGGCCCCCCGCGGttcgcgccgcccccggccttcgccgcgggggcgggggcggcgccggcggactaTGCGGAGGTgttcggcggcgtcgcggcctcGTGCTCCATCCCCTACCTAGACCTGCCCCCGGCCGTtgccgacggcgccggcgccggcgcgggtgcGTACGGCGAGATCTTCGGCCGCTTCGACTTCGGGGACTTCGCGGCGCCgtacgaggagatgctccccgGGGCGGAGTGTTTGGCGGAGGAGATCGCGTCGCCGAGCGGGAGCTCCAG ATCATCAATCAGAAAAGAATCTGGCCAGTTGGATGTTGAGTCTTCTATCATCTATCAACAGTATCCAGATGCTGGTTGCGACCAGCACTTTGATGAGGAGCAAGTTTATCCAGTCCCATTTCCTCCTGATGGTGAGCAAAGGTTCAGCATGTCATATAACAAGGCCACCAGGGGAAGACcagatgatcttgttgaaatgacTACTTGCATAGTGGAACCTTCAATTAGCTATGTGGTTGACTCTTGCAATTTGTTAAATGATTCAGAAATGGACAATGTCCCAGTAATGGACAGTGTTACACATGCTAATGGTGTGAAACAGAAGATGAGTCCACAGAACATTGTAGCCGTCAGCCTGAATAGTGCTAATAGTGCTTCTGTAGATGATCAGCAGCTGCATATCCCAACATGCCCTCCCATCTCTGAAAATATTTGCGAGGAAGAAAGCTTTAACAAGAGGTCTAGCACCCATTCAATGTCAAGCGAGGAAGCACCTTCCCCTAGTGCTGTGGAAGAGAAGATGAGCCCACCGAACGTTGTAGCTGTCAGCCTGAAGAGCGTTGATAGTGCTTCTATAATTGATCAGCAGCTGCATATCCCAACATGCCCCCCTATCTCTAAAAATATGTGTGAGGAAGAAAGTTTTAACAAGAGGTCTGGCACCCATTCAGTGTCAAGTGAGGAAGCACCTTCCCCTGATTATCCATTCTTAAGGGTATCCGACATCAGCTTTCCAGCAGTGCCAATcaaagtacagccaccaccaaTGCCATCATTTAAATTGCTTAACAAAAAGGGAAACAAAGAACACGGAGATGCTGATGTCAATCCTAactcagctgctgctgctgccatgaAGGAAGCAATGGAATTTGCTGAAGCTAGATTAAAAGCTGCAAAAGACTTGACGGAGATAAAAGGCGATAGTTTTAGACTCCGGAAGAGGCCAGCCCATCACAGAAGCGCAAAATCAACTGAAATTAAGGAATGCAAGGCAACTGAAGAAGTGCATCTATTTGAAGAAGATCTGAACATGAGAAGATtgggaaaaaaggaaaatcaaAACACTGATATAGCTTCGCTGGATAAGGACAGGGGTGCTGGTGCATTTAAGTCTGGCCACTGTGATCTTGGCGAAAAGGGGGTTATATCACCAGGGAAGCCTCATGAGATGATTCAAAATGGCAGTGAACTAGAACAATTAGGAAAATGGACATCAGATGCTGAATTTTATGAACTAGTTAGCAATGATCAGAGATGCAGACCTATTGAAGAGGCATGCCAAGGAAACAATGATCTGCTGACTGATTCCTTCACCAAGCTCGATCAGTCTGGGAAAGAAAAGGCAGAGGGTTTTGCAGGTGAACCAAAAAGGTCTAGGAAGTTATGGAGCAGTAACAATACAACAGATCTGAGAATGGATCATGTAAAACAGGGAAAAGATGGTGTAGCTTCTATGGAGGCTGAACAAAAGGCTCCTAGGTTGCCAGAAGTTCCTTTTTATGCTGAAAGGGTGGCATATCAAGAGCCAACAAAAGGAGATAATTGTGTATTGACAAATTCTTCTGCAAAGCTCGACCAGTCTGATAAAGAAAAGGCAGGGGGTTTTGTGGGTGAGCCTAAAAGGTCTAGAAAATTGTGGGGAAGTAACAGTACAACAGGTCAGAGGACGGAACCTGTAATTAAGGGAAAAGATGGTATACCTTATGTGGAGGCTGAACAAAAGGCTCCTAGGTTGCCAGAAGTTCCTTTTTGTGATGCGAGGGTGACGTACCAAGAACCATCCAAAGGAGGTAATAGTCTGGTGACAGATTCTTCTGCCAAATTCGATCAGGTTGATAAAGAAAAGGCAGGGGGCTTTGCAGGTGAGCCGAAAAGGTCTAGAAAATTGTGGGGCAGTAACAATACAGCAGGTATGAGGATGGAACCTGTAAATCAGGGAAAATATGGTATAACTTCCGTGGAGGCTGAACAAAAGGCTCCTTGGTCATCTGAAGTTCCTTCTTGTGATGAAAGGGTGACATACCAAGAGCCAACCAATTCCCATTTGAAACAATGTCCAGGGGTTGGGAATTCACAAGTCAGTAATGATGGGCTGTTTGAGATTTCATGCACGAATAGTTTACCTACAGAGGTCCGTGCCGACCCAGAAATTTCCGGTTCCTTTTTGGAGCCTTGTTTACCTGCAGGGCACGCCAATGATGATGAAAATTATTCTGATGGCAGAGCTCAGGAAACTCCATTGGTAGGGAACTCTAACCATGACGACAACAATAAAGAGGGACTTGAGCTTCCATACACTGATGAGTTGCCATGTACTTTATCAAGTACTGATGAAATCAATGAAGGTTCAGTGAAAATATCAAAATTAGAAGAGTCTGCCAAACTGcatgaaattttcaagaaagaAGACCTATTCGGTTTTGTTGATGAAGCATGCCTATTGAATGAAAATGAAAGAGCAGATGAAGTAGTTTCAGAATCACTCATCCATGAAGAGATGACAAAATATGGTATTGAGGAGAAAGCAGATGTACATGAATATTTTCAGGAGGGAGATGTAGATCAGGTAGCTGAATCTCCTGAAGAGAAAGGTTATGTTACTTCGGGAAGTGGTATTGCTAATGAAAGCGAATATGAAGAAGCAGAAGTCGATGTATTTGTGGGTGACAGCAAATTGATGGAACCCAATGTGAGAACATGTAGTAATTGTGACAAAGATCCATATCAGTTCCAAGAATCAAAAGGGTCATGGGGACCCCTAGATTTGGAGAACAACATGGACAGAGTTGAGGATATCATATCTCATGGTGAGGAAAAAGAGGCACAAAAATCCTCGCCAGAGAATGTTGACAAGATACTGGTGGAAGAATTACTAAACCATGGCAGTAAGGAAGGTCAGAAATCCATGGAAACAGGTGTCTACAAAAGACCGAATGGTGTATCTGCAGAAGTTAATGTAAGGAGTGACAGAGATGATAATCCATTTGATTCTGTGAATGAATTTATCTCTGATGACGGTAGTGATTGTGCCATGGAGATGGGCAAATTGTCAAATAATCTGCAGTCTTCTTTTTCAGAAGCATACTCTAGCATGAAGCACTCGTCTCAAAATACTGAGTCTGTTTCTGCCGAGAAGGCTGATGTTGtcaaaaatcctgaagtgaacTGCAGAGAAGCAGATAGAGAGATTCCAACCAAAGTTTTAACAACATTAGAAGAAGGGCAAAATACTGGAAGCGAAATGGAAGAAAGGTATAAGGCTGCAGAAGATACTTCATCAGAAACTGTTCTAAAATCTAGAGAAGAAAAACTTGATGTTCAGAGAACTAAAGCAAGGAATGACGTAAAAGAGACTGAAGGAGAAATTGAGAAAGAGGTCCTTGTAACTCtcgacaaagagaaagaaaaagaatgtaaactggaaaaagaaaaggagcaaGATAAAGAGAGACGGAGAAGAGAGTTAGAAGAAGAGAAGGAACGGGAAGTGGAGCGAGCAAAAGACAGGCTTGCTGTTCAGAGAGCTACTAGAGAAGCACATGAGAGGGCACTTGCAGAGGTTCGTGCTAAGGTTGATAGAATAGCATTAGAAAGGATTACCTCAGCGCGACAACGAGCATCTACAGAAGCTTATGAGAAAGAAGAAAAGACAACTGCTCAGGCAGCTCTTGATAAGGCTTCAAGAGAAGCTAGACTGAAAGCTGAGCGTGCAGCAGTTGAGAGAGCAACTGCTGAAGCTCGGGAGAGGGCAATTGAAAAGGCAAAGGCTGCTGCAGATGCAAAGGAGCGAATGGAGAGGTTCAGGTCTTCTTTCAAAGAAAGTTCTAAGGCACCTAATCAG GATAACCAACACGAGGCACAGTTTCAGAAGACAGCTTCAAATAACCACGGAAAAAGCACAGATATTGAAG TAGTTGAGGTTGAGTCAGCTCTGAGACATAAAGCAAAATTGGAGAGGCATCAACGCACAGCTGAGCGAGCG GCTAAAGCTCTTGCTGAAAAGAACATGCGGGACATGCTGGCTCAGAGGGAGCAGGCAGAGAAACAT AGATTGGCTGAATTCCTTGATCCTGAAGTCAAGAGATGGTCAAATGGAAAAGAAGGAAACCTGCGAGCATTGCTGTCCACATTGCAATAT ATACTTGGTTCAGAAAGTGGTTGGCAGCCAGTTCCCCTCACAGACCTTATTACAGCTGCCGGTGTCAAGAAGGCATACAGGAAGGCAACCCTTTGTGTCCATCCAGATAAAGTACAACAAAGAGGTGCTACAATCAGGCAGAAATACATTTGTGAGAAGATCTTTGATCTTCTTAAG GAAGCTTGGAATAAGTACAATTCCGAAGAGCGCTAG
- the LOC120709938 gene encoding putative pectinesterase 11 produces the protein MPGPRRRQLILTVDQSGRGDHRRVQDAVDAAPANSSAGSVVVIRIKPGLYRQKVVLDKPCVTLVGTSASSTVITWNEAWVAADSPTVSVLAPDFIAKRLTFQNTFGTSGPAVAMRVAEDRAAFYGCRFVSFQDTLLDDTGRHYYRGCYIEGGTDFIFGNARALFDKCHLHSTSLVGGAFTAHKRSAESEDTGFSFVGCKLTGVGKSTSILGRPWGPYSRVVFALSYMSSTVRPEGWDGWSEDPAKQRTAFYGQYQCYGEGSWTEGRVAWSRDLSQAEAAPLITKVWVDGQEWLQ, from the exons ATGCCGGGCCCGCGGCGCCGGCAGCTCATTCTCACGGTTGATCAGTCCGGCCGAGGCGACCACCGGAGGGTCCAGGACGCGGTCGATGCTGCACCCGCGAACAGCTCCGCCGGCAGCGTCGTCGTCATCCGGATCAAGCCCGGGCTGTACAGgcaa AAGGTGGTGCTGGACAAGCCCTGCGTAACTCTCGTCGGCACGAGCGCCAGCTCCACCGTCATCACCTGGAACGAGGCCTGGGTCGCCGCCGACAGCCCGACCGTGTCCGTGCTGGCCCCCGACTTCATCGCGAAGCGCCTAACGTTCCAG AACACATTTGGGACAAGTGGGCCGGCGGTTGCCATGAGGGTCGCCGAGGACAGGGCCGCATTCTACGGTTGCAGGTTTGTGTCATTCCAGGACACGCTTCTAGACGACACGGGGCGTCATTACTATCGAGGCTGCTATATCGAAGGTGGCACTGATTTTATATTCGGAAATGCCAGGGCTTTGTTCGAT AAGTGCCACCTCCACTCCACCTCGCTGGTCGGCGGTGCGTTCACGGCACATAAGCGGTCGGCGGAGTCTGAAGACACGGGATTTAGTTTCGTCGGGTGCAAACTGACGGGCGTCGGGAAGAGCACATCCATCCTCGGGCGGCCATGGGGTCCCTACTCTCGGGTCGTGTTCGCTCTCAGCTACATGTCCAGCACGGTGAGGCCGGAGGGCTGGGATGGCTGGAGTGAAGACCCTGCCAAACAGAG GACAGCGTTCTACGGGCAGTACCAGTGCTACGGAGAAGGGTCCTGGACGGAGGGGAGAGTTGCGTGGTCTCGCGACCTGTCACAGGCTGAAGCTGCACCGTTAATCACCAAAGTTTGGGTTGACGGACAAGAGTGGCTTCAGTAG
- the LOC120710690 gene encoding CBS domain-containing protein CBSX3, mitochondrial-like, which produces MQGITKALRLHGRQLRQAVQQHMNKGIFSWATLISRIQSESPTVIIPHIGLENITVSEILKAKGEAEAGAVYWCDASNLVHEAVKHMTAHNVGALVVLKSGDMTQLAGIVTERDFARKILLPGRPSEETRVEDIMTEEDKLITVSSRTNILRAMEVMTDKHIRHVPVFDEKVVGMISVGDVVRAIVDQQHQEVKQLKKYIRGDYY; this is translated from the exons ATGCAAGGAATCACAAAGGCTCTGCGCCTCCATGGAAGGCAACTACGGCAAGCAGTCCAGCAACACATGAACAAGGGGATCTTCTCCTGGGCCACCCTTATCTCGCGCATACAAAGCGAGTCGCCAACTGTGATCATACCTCACATTGGGCTCGAGAACATCACGGTCAGCGAGATCCTCAAGGCAAAAGGGGAGGCTGAAGCTGGAGCAGTCTACTGGTGCGACGCCAGCAATTTGGTACATGAAGCTGTGAAGCAC ATGACAGCCCATAATGTTGGTGCTCTAGTGGTGCTCAAGTCAGGGGACATGACGCAGCTTGCAGGAATTGTAACCGAGAGGG ATTTTGCCAGGAAGATCCTCTTGCCAGGGCGACCTTCAGAAGAAACAAGAGTTGAAGATATCATGACTGAAGAG GACAAACTAATTACAGTGTCCAGTAGAACCAATATCTTACGTGCGATGGAGGTAATGACAG ACAAGCATATCAGACATGTTCCTGTTTTCGATGAGAAGGTAGTTGGCATGATTTCTGTTGGTGATGTTGTTAGAGCAATCGTGGACCAACAGCACCAGGAAGTAAAACAGCTGAAGAAGTATATCAGAGGAGATTACTATTAG